A single genomic interval of Mycolicibacterium sp. MU0053 harbors:
- a CDS encoding PucR family transcriptional regulator produces the protein MVSVGTADDAIVACAHDLAARADEVAVQLSEQLAGSVPEFFDDDDLVREVEASAYGNVAAMLSVFRAETVAEQVPIRPEVTAFASTVARRQLPLESLIQSYRVGQTLFSRLWMDVLAERLTEQHVFIEALHQSFDELNIYLDRVVAQLVSDYERERDRWVLGAAARRTAVVERLLRGDRIPVEHAGRQLDHDLRAPQTALVAWMPSHGEVDLQLGALARTLTALAAAAGVPQMLMLPAGTCAMWAWIAGEPDPDRLAECAEQLPKSEVLIAVGQTTAGADAFRVSHEQAQRARRVAARMPSPRRLTLHADVATVALLAGEEEESRRFVARTLGELAVRTTAAEQLRETLWVFLQEGGNTRRASERLFMHRNTVLYRLQRIEALLGHPLQRRRLDLEVALLLTKTFGEDMLPVDAHYT, from the coding sequence GTGGTCAGTGTGGGCACCGCCGATGACGCGATCGTCGCGTGCGCCCATGATCTCGCCGCCCGGGCCGATGAGGTCGCGGTGCAACTCAGCGAGCAGTTGGCGGGGTCGGTACCCGAATTCTTCGACGACGACGATCTGGTGCGTGAAGTCGAGGCCAGCGCGTACGGGAATGTGGCGGCGATGCTCTCGGTGTTCCGGGCCGAGACGGTGGCCGAGCAGGTACCGATCCGGCCGGAAGTGACCGCGTTCGCCTCGACCGTCGCGCGGCGGCAATTGCCGCTCGAATCGCTGATCCAGTCCTACCGCGTGGGGCAGACGCTGTTCTCCCGGCTCTGGATGGATGTGCTCGCCGAGCGACTCACCGAACAGCACGTGTTCATCGAGGCGTTGCACCAGAGCTTCGACGAGCTGAACATCTACCTCGATCGTGTTGTCGCCCAGTTGGTCTCCGATTACGAGCGCGAGCGCGACCGATGGGTGCTGGGGGCGGCGGCGCGTCGCACCGCCGTGGTGGAGCGGCTGCTCCGCGGTGATCGCATCCCCGTTGAGCACGCCGGCCGCCAGCTCGATCACGACCTGCGGGCCCCCCAGACCGCTCTGGTGGCCTGGATGCCCTCGCACGGCGAGGTGGACTTGCAGCTCGGCGCGCTGGCACGCACCCTGACCGCCCTGGCCGCCGCGGCGGGGGTGCCGCAAATGCTGATGCTGCCCGCCGGCACCTGCGCGATGTGGGCCTGGATCGCCGGCGAGCCCGATCCCGACCGACTCGCCGAATGCGCCGAGCAGCTCCCGAAGTCAGAGGTCTTGATCGCGGTCGGCCAGACCACCGCGGGCGCGGACGCGTTCCGGGTCAGTCACGAACAGGCGCAGCGGGCGCGCCGGGTCGCCGCCCGGATGCCGTCACCGCGGCGGCTGACCCTGCACGCCGACGTCGCCACGGTCGCGCTGCTCGCCGGTGAGGAGGAGGAATCCCGCCGTTTCGTGGCCCGGACCCTCGGCGAGCTCGCGGTCCGCACCACCGCGGCCGAGCAGTTGCGGGAGACATTGTGGGTCTTCCTGCAGGAGGGCGGCAACACCCGGCGGGCCAGCGAACGGCTGTTCATGCACCGCAACACCGTGCTTTACCGGCTACAGCGCATCGAGGCGCTGCTCGGCCATCCACTGCAGCGCCGGCGACTGGACCTCGAGGTGGCGTTACTGCTGACCAAGACGTTCGGCGAGGACATGCTGCCCGTCGATGCGCACTACACCTGA
- a CDS encoding long-chain-fatty-acid--CoA ligase — MYLTQGLHRGVQQTPEMDMTICGRRVRTFREVADRVARLAGGLTDLGVRTGDRVAILALNSDRYHEYLLAVPWADAVLTPLNTRWSEAEIGYALRDSDAKVLLVDEAHAGMLAAIRGGCPDLTAVVYCGDGTAPEATVDYEDLLAGARGVPDARRGGAELAGIFYTGGTTGDPKGVMLSHAAMVTSWLGAIASGHLFRAGHQTRYLHAAPMFHLADLAAWGAATLLGGTHVIVPRFDPSAVFAAVESQRVTDVALVPTMIQAIIDHPDLSAHDLSSVRAVLYGAAPIPAAMLERAAAALPQASFTQAYGMTELAPIATLLGPEDHAEPRLLGSAGRAAPNCEVRVVDETGIEAPRGTVGEIVVRGANVMLGYWNKPAETAAALRDGWMHTGDGGYMDEAGYVFVVDRMKDMIVTGGENVYSVEVESAVARNPAVAQCAVIGIPDARWGERVHAVVVLRPGAHTSEAEVRRHAKQFIAGYKAPTSVDFVAQLPVSAAGKVLKRELRQPYWASSSRQV; from the coding sequence ATGTATTTGACCCAGGGATTGCATCGAGGTGTTCAACAGACACCCGAGATGGACATGACGATCTGTGGCCGGCGGGTCCGGACCTTCCGGGAGGTCGCCGACCGTGTCGCCCGCTTGGCCGGTGGCTTAACCGATTTGGGCGTACGGACCGGCGACCGGGTGGCGATTCTGGCGCTGAACTCGGACCGCTACCACGAATACTTGCTGGCGGTGCCGTGGGCCGACGCGGTGCTGACCCCGCTGAACACCCGTTGGAGCGAGGCCGAGATCGGTTATGCGCTACGGGATTCCGACGCCAAGGTACTGCTGGTCGACGAGGCGCATGCCGGCATGCTGGCGGCGATCCGGGGCGGCTGTCCGGACCTGACGGCGGTGGTGTATTGCGGAGACGGTACGGCCCCCGAGGCGACGGTGGACTACGAGGACCTGCTCGCGGGCGCGCGCGGCGTGCCGGATGCCAGGCGCGGCGGCGCCGAACTGGCCGGCATCTTCTACACGGGCGGGACCACCGGCGACCCCAAGGGCGTGATGCTCTCGCACGCCGCGATGGTGACGTCGTGGCTCGGCGCCATCGCCTCCGGCCACTTGTTCCGAGCGGGCCACCAGACCCGCTATCTGCATGCCGCGCCGATGTTTCATCTGGCGGACCTGGCGGCCTGGGGCGCCGCCACGCTGCTCGGCGGCACGCACGTGATTGTGCCGCGCTTCGATCCGAGCGCGGTGTTCGCGGCCGTCGAATCCCAGCGCGTCACCGACGTCGCCCTGGTGCCGACGATGATCCAGGCGATCATCGACCACCCCGACCTGTCCGCGCACGACCTGTCCAGCGTGCGCGCGGTCCTCTACGGCGCCGCACCGATTCCGGCGGCGATGCTCGAACGTGCCGCCGCCGCACTGCCGCAGGCATCGTTCACCCAGGCCTACGGGATGACCGAATTGGCGCCCATCGCAACGCTGCTCGGTCCCGAGGACCACGCCGAGCCCCGACTGCTGGGTTCGGCCGGCCGCGCCGCACCCAACTGCGAGGTGCGTGTCGTCGACGAGACCGGCATCGAGGCGCCGCGGGGCACCGTCGGTGAGATCGTGGTGCGCGGCGCCAACGTCATGCTCGGTTACTGGAACAAACCCGCGGAAACCGCCGCTGCGCTGCGCGACGGGTGGATGCACACCGGCGACGGCGGATACATGGATGAGGCCGGCTATGTGTTCGTCGTGGACCGGATGAAGGACATGATCGTGACCGGCGGTGAGAACGTGTACTCGGTCGAGGTGGAGAGCGCGGTGGCCCGCAATCCAGCGGTGGCCCAGTGTGCGGTCATCGGCATTCCCGACGCGCGGTGGGGCGAACGGGTACACGCCGTCGTGGTGCTGCGACCTGGTGCCCACACGTCCGAGGCGGAGGTCCGCCGGCACGCCAAGCAGTTCATCGCCGGCTACAAGGCGCCGACCAGCGTCGACTTCGTGGCGCAGCTGCCTGTCTCGGCGGCCGGCAAGGTGCTCAAACGCGAACTGCGCCAGCCATATTGGGCGAGCAGCAGTCGTCAGGTGTAG
- the ald gene encoding alanine dehydrogenase, protein MRVGVPMETKNNEFRVAITPAGVLELARRGHEVSIQAGAGAGSAISDLDYLAVGGKIVDSAERVWTEADLILKVKEPVEAEYRHLCRDQTLFTYLHLAASKPCTQALLAAGTTAIAYETVQLPDGSLPLLAPMSEVAGRLSAQVGAYHLMRSHDGRGVLMGGVPGVAPAEVVVIGGGTAGYNSARIAAGMGADVTIFDINLERLRDIDAEFGGRIRTRYSWTSDLAAAVKEADLVIGAVLTPGAHAPMLVSNSLVAQMRSGSVLVDISIDQGGCFEDSRPTTHDDPTFMVHESVFYCVSNMPGSVPRSSTFALTNATMPYVLELADRGWRAACQADPALARGLSTHAGALLSERVAADLKLPFTDPADLLA, encoded by the coding sequence ATGAGAGTCGGCGTCCCGATGGAGACCAAGAACAACGAGTTCCGGGTGGCGATCACCCCGGCTGGGGTGCTGGAGTTGGCCCGGCGCGGTCATGAGGTGTCCATCCAGGCGGGCGCAGGCGCGGGCTCGGCCATCTCTGATCTGGACTATTTGGCCGTCGGCGGCAAGATCGTCGATTCCGCCGAACGGGTGTGGACCGAGGCCGACCTGATCCTCAAGGTCAAGGAACCCGTCGAGGCCGAGTACCGGCACCTGTGCCGGGATCAGACCCTGTTCACCTACCTGCATCTGGCCGCGTCCAAGCCGTGCACCCAGGCGTTGCTGGCCGCCGGCACCACCGCGATCGCCTACGAGACGGTTCAGTTGCCGGACGGTTCGCTGCCGCTGCTGGCACCCATGAGCGAGGTCGCCGGGCGGCTGTCGGCGCAGGTCGGCGCCTATCACCTGATGCGTTCGCACGACGGCCGCGGGGTGCTGATGGGTGGCGTACCGGGCGTCGCGCCGGCCGAGGTGGTCGTGATCGGCGGCGGCACTGCCGGTTACAACAGCGCCCGGATCGCCGCCGGCATGGGCGCCGACGTCACGATCTTCGACATCAACCTCGAGCGGTTGCGGGACATCGATGCCGAATTCGGCGGGCGGATCCGCACCCGCTACTCGTGGACCTCCGATTTGGCGGCCGCGGTCAAGGAAGCCGACCTGGTGATCGGCGCGGTGTTGACCCCGGGCGCGCATGCGCCGATGCTGGTATCCAATTCCCTTGTCGCCCAGATGCGGTCAGGCTCGGTACTGGTCGACATCTCGATCGACCAGGGCGGCTGCTTCGAGGACTCCCGGCCCACCACCCACGACGATCCGACGTTCATGGTGCACGAGAGTGTTTTCTACTGTGTGTCCAACATGCCCGGCTCGGTACCGCGCTCCTCGACCTTCGCCCTCACCAACGCGACCATGCCCTACGTACTCGAGCTGGCCGACCGGGGCTGGCGGGCGGCCTGTCAGGCCGATCCCGCGCTGGCCAGGGGGCTCTCCACCCATGCCGGCGCGCTGCTGTCCGAGCGGGTCGCCGCCGACCTGAAGCTACCGTTCACCGACCCGGCCGACCTGCTGGCGTGA
- a CDS encoding YchJ family protein, with the protein MRATDPCPCGRDDAFGSCCLPLHVGERQAGTAEDLMRARYSAYATGDLDFVWRTWHPRTRPGELTADDQPHWTGLQILATGAGQPGDARGEVEFIAHHRAGVLHERSRFARRAGRWCYVDGDLLD; encoded by the coding sequence GTGCGTGCCACCGACCCCTGCCCCTGCGGCCGCGACGATGCGTTCGGTTCCTGCTGCCTACCGCTGCATGTGGGGGAGCGGCAGGCCGGCACCGCCGAGGACCTGATGCGGGCCCGCTACAGCGCGTATGCCACCGGCGATCTGGATTTCGTCTGGCGGACCTGGCATCCGCGCACCCGGCCCGGTGAGCTCACCGCTGATGATCAGCCGCACTGGACCGGCCTGCAGATCCTCGCCACCGGGGCCGGACAACCCGGCGATGCCCGCGGCGAGGTCGAGTTCATCGCCCACCACCGAGCAGGTGTGTTGCACGAGCGGTCGCGGTTCGCCAGGCGCGCCGGCCGGTGGTGCTATGTCGACGGTGACCTGTTGGACTGA
- a CDS encoding nitronate monooxygenase yields MTFTLADLEVPLVGAPMAGGPTTPALAAAVSNAGGLGFLAAGYLPAQRLATDLHAARSASTQALGVNLFVPQASVAAPEKLLRYRGELTALAERFGVEVGPPRFDDDGWSEKLEVIADLRPEVVSFTFALPQQAVLQRLRGLGMSTMMTVTSADEAAAAVAQGVDAVVVQGPEAGGHRANWNPTGRPPEQSLSALLAAVRGVVDVPIIAAGGLGGAGGVASVLAAGAAAAQVGTALLLADEAGTNPVHRTALISGDFTETAITRAFSGRFARGLRNDFMRRFDDLAPAGYPEVHYMTSPIRRAAVAAGDPAGTNLWAGTNFAAAAARPAADVIAGLTP; encoded by the coding sequence ATGACCTTCACCCTGGCCGACCTCGAGGTGCCCCTGGTGGGCGCCCCGATGGCCGGGGGCCCCACCACGCCGGCACTGGCCGCCGCGGTATCCAACGCCGGCGGGCTGGGATTCCTCGCGGCGGGATACCTACCGGCACAGCGGTTGGCGACAGATCTCCACGCGGCACGCTCAGCCAGCACCCAAGCCCTCGGCGTCAATCTCTTTGTGCCGCAAGCCAGTGTGGCCGCGCCCGAGAAACTGCTCCGGTACCGCGGGGAACTGACCGCGCTGGCCGAGCGGTTCGGCGTCGAGGTCGGCCCGCCCCGCTTTGACGACGACGGCTGGTCGGAGAAGCTCGAGGTGATCGCCGACCTGCGCCCGGAGGTGGTGTCTTTCACCTTCGCCCTGCCGCAACAGGCTGTGCTGCAACGGCTTCGCGGCCTGGGCATGTCCACGATGATGACCGTCACCAGCGCCGACGAGGCGGCTGCGGCCGTCGCACAGGGTGTCGACGCGGTGGTGGTGCAGGGACCGGAAGCCGGCGGGCACCGTGCCAACTGGAACCCCACCGGGCGGCCTCCCGAGCAGTCCCTTTCCGCGTTGTTGGCGGCGGTCCGCGGTGTGGTCGACGTGCCGATCATCGCGGCCGGCGGTCTGGGCGGCGCCGGGGGCGTGGCCTCGGTGTTGGCTGCCGGAGCGGCCGCGGCGCAGGTGGGCACCGCACTGCTGCTCGCCGACGAGGCCGGTACCAACCCCGTCCACCGCACGGCGCTGATCTCCGGGGACTTCACCGAAACCGCGATCACCCGGGCGTTCTCGGGCCGCTTCGCCCGCGGCCTGCGCAACGACTTCATGCGCCGGTTCGACGATCTCGCGCCCGCCGGATATCCCGAGGTGCACTACATGACCTCGCCGATCCGGCGCGCGGCCGTCGCGGCCGGCGATCCGGCCGGCACCAATCTGTGGGCGGGGACCAACTTCGCCGCGGCCGCCGCCCGCCCGGCCGCCGACGTGATCGCCGGCCTCACGCCGTAG
- a CDS encoding M16 family metallopeptidase, which yields MLRPPTPRADGAAHDQLAVRRTALPGGLRVVTEFVPSVRSASVGVWVGIGSRDEGPTVAGAAHFLEHLLFKATPTRTAVGMAQAMDAVGGELNAFTAKEHTCYYAHVLDCDLALAVDLVADVVLNGRCAAEDVEVERDVVLEEIAMRDDDPEDTLGDVFSSAMFGTHPVGRPVIGSVESVEAMTRNQLHSFHLRRYTPDRMVVAVAGNVDHDEVVALVREHFGARIVEGRNAAAPRVGSGRVSGLPALELVSRDAEQTHLMLGVRAPGRNWKHRWALAVLNNALGGGLSSRLFQQIRESRGLAYSVYSMVDTFADTGTLSMYAGCLPERFDEVVTVALDVLEDIATDGITEEECRIAKGSLRGGLVLGLEDSASRMHRIGRSEINYGKHRSLDETLAQIDAVRLDEVNAVARQLLTKPFGAAVLGPCSSTRALPHRLRARAGTR from the coding sequence ATGTTGCGACCGCCGACGCCTAGAGCCGACGGAGCGGCGCACGACCAGTTGGCCGTGCGCCGCACCGCTCTACCGGGCGGCCTGCGGGTCGTCACCGAGTTCGTGCCGTCGGTACGCTCGGCCTCAGTCGGGGTGTGGGTCGGCATCGGTTCCCGCGACGAGGGTCCCACCGTGGCCGGTGCCGCACATTTCCTCGAACACCTGCTGTTCAAGGCGACCCCCACCCGCACCGCGGTCGGCATGGCCCAGGCCATGGATGCGGTTGGCGGGGAACTGAATGCGTTCACCGCCAAGGAACACACGTGCTATTACGCGCATGTGCTCGACTGCGATCTGGCGTTGGCCGTCGACCTGGTGGCCGACGTCGTCCTCAACGGGCGATGCGCGGCCGAGGATGTCGAGGTCGAACGTGACGTCGTGCTCGAGGAAATCGCGATGCGCGATGACGATCCGGAAGACACCCTCGGCGACGTGTTCTCCTCGGCGATGTTCGGCACCCACCCCGTGGGCCGGCCGGTGATCGGCAGCGTGGAGTCCGTCGAGGCGATGACACGCAACCAGTTGCATTCGTTCCACCTGCGGCGCTACACCCCCGATCGGATGGTGGTCGCGGTGGCCGGCAATGTCGATCACGACGAGGTGGTGGCCCTGGTGCGCGAGCATTTCGGTGCGCGCATCGTCGAGGGCCGCAACGCTGCCGCCCCTCGGGTCGGCAGCGGCCGGGTGAGCGGGCTACCGGCGCTGGAATTGGTGAGCCGGGACGCCGAGCAGACCCATCTGATGCTCGGAGTGCGTGCGCCGGGCCGCAACTGGAAGCATCGCTGGGCGCTGGCGGTGCTCAACAATGCACTGGGCGGCGGACTGAGTTCGCGTCTGTTCCAACAGATTCGGGAGTCACGCGGGCTCGCGTACTCGGTCTACTCGATGGTGGACACCTTCGCCGACACCGGCACCTTGTCGATGTATGCGGGCTGCCTGCCCGAGCGGTTCGACGAGGTGGTCACCGTGGCCCTCGACGTCCTCGAAGACATCGCCACCGACGGCATCACCGAAGAGGAATGCCGGATCGCCAAGGGTTCGCTGCGCGGCGGACTGGTGCTCGGGTTGGAGGACTCGGCCTCGCGGATGCACCGGATCGGCCGCAGCGAGATCAACTACGGCAAGCATCGCAGCCTCGATGAGACGCTGGCGCAGATCGACGCCGTGCGCCTCGATGAGGTCAACGCCGTGGCGCGCCAACTGCTGACCAAACCGTTCGGCGCCGCGGTGCTCGGGCCGTGTTCCTCCACCCGTGCTCTGCCGCACCGACTCAGGGCGAGGGCAGGGACCCGATGA